From Coffea arabica cultivar ET-39 chromosome 10e, Coffea Arabica ET-39 HiFi, whole genome shotgun sequence, one genomic window encodes:
- the LOC113711587 gene encoding citrate-binding protein-like has translation MNSSVKNVVCFVGFLVINSFLQSSADPTDGFTNVPLTEANFEIQRPYNVPLDERYSFENGIRKMWVYANDKPHSPNSETQPRTEVRIHGLDYTSGVWQFEGYGFVPNGTSGATVAQIHGAAHDSSTIILRIYNGDMRYYSGDVIATGMYDRWFKLNLIHDVEGGTVTVYIDDEQKFQTQDRGRSQFYFKCGVYAAPRDISYYMESRWRDIKIYKK, from the exons ATGAATTCTTCTGTGAAGAATGTTGTTTGCTTCGTGGGATTTCTGGTCATCAATTCTTTTCTCCAAAGTTCAGCTGATCCCACTGATGGTTTCACAAATGTGCCATTAACAGAAGCAAATTTTGAAATCCAGAGGCCATACAATGTGCCATTGGATGAACGATACAGTTTCGAAAATGGGATTCGGAAGATGTGGGTTTATGCTAATGATAAGCCACATAGCCCTAATAGCGAGACACAACCACGCACGGAAGTTCGCATTCAC GGACTTGACTATACATCAGGAGTATGGCAATTTGAAGGCTACGGATTCGTGCCGAATGGAACCTCTGGTGCAACAGTAGCACAAATTCATGGTGCAGCCCATGATTCATCCACCATAATTCTGAGAATCTACAATGGTGACATGAGGTATTACAGTGGTGACGTGATTGCCACTGGCATGTACGATAGATGGTTCAAGCTCAATCTCATCCATGATGTGGAGGGAGGCACGGTCACAGTTTACATTGATGATGAGCAAAAGTTTCAGACACAAGATCGAGGGCGTTCACAATTCTACTTCAAGTGTGGAGTTTATGCTGCACCAAGAGATATCAGTTATTACATGGAATCACGTTGGAGGGATATCAAGATTTACAAGAAGTGA